From a single Molothrus ater isolate BHLD 08-10-18 breed brown headed cowbird chromosome Z, BPBGC_Mater_1.1, whole genome shotgun sequence genomic region:
- the LOC118699179 gene encoding proline-rich protein 2-like, whose amino-acid sequence MPSPRSAAATAPNAPPGRRLRCFKRPNSAPGLPQTRRRAPPPPQRQVTVPPVPPPDPALPRQERGRFLSWRGGRDAGGKKPAAPRRLRPLPAAAEGAAGARPRRGGGGSSRPHYGGPAASAPRRRWEERGGGPHRDPARHSPAGRRHVSREERGGARNRAVPQRARTPRAPPRPLRHPPGPSHSPGLRIHTPRSPETPPEPSRTPDLPCTPPDTLRHSRSVHTRPRASHVHPQVP is encoded by the coding sequence ATGCCTTCCCCTCGCTCTGCGGCCGCCACTGCTCCGAACGCCCCTCCCGGCCGGCGGCTCCGCTGCTTTAAGCGGCCGAACAGCGCCCCGGGGCTGCCGCAGACAAggcgccgcgccccgcccccgccgcagCGCCAGGTGACGGTGCCTCCGGTCCCTCCGCCCGATCCCgctctgcccaggcaggagcGCGGTCGCTTCCTCAGCTGGCGCGGCGGGAGGGATGCGGGGGGAAAAAAGCCGGCAGCGCCGCGCAGGCTCCGCCCGCTCCCGGCTGCGGCggagggggcggcgggagcgcgtccccggcggggcggcggcggctcctcccGCCCGCACTATGGCGGCCCCGCCGCATCCGCCCCGCGGCGCCGCTGGGAGGAGCGGGGGGGGGGGCCGCACCGCGATCccgcccggcacagccccgccggccgccgccacGTCTCGCGAGAGGAGCGTGGGGGCGCTCGGAACCGCGCGGTGCCTCAGAGAGCCCGGACCCCTCGGGCGCCCCCGAGACCCCTCAGGCACCCGCCCGGTCCCTCACACAGCCCCGGACTTCGCATACACACCCCCAGATCCCCTGAGACACCTCCGGAGCCCTCACGCACCCCTGACCTCCCATGCACACCCCCAGATACCCTCAGACACTCCCGGAGCGTTCACACACGGCCCCGGGCTTCGCATGTACACCCCCAGGTCCCCTGA